From the genome of Clavibacter nebraskensis NCPPB 2581:
GCGCGTACTCCGGGTACATCGCGTAGTGCGGCGCGAAGGAGAGCGCCACGCGGTCGGTGCCGCCGAAGGCCTGGAGCACCTGCTGCAGCACCTCGTTGGATCCGTTGGCCGCCCAGACGTTCTCGGGGCCGAGCGCGAGCCCGCTGTCGGCCGTGAGGTAGTCGGCGAGCTCGGTGCGGAGCTCGAGGAACTCGCGGTCCGGGTAGCGGTTCAGCCCGCGCGCGGCCTCGAGCACGGCCTCGCTCACCGCGACCGCGACCTCCTCGGGCAGCGGGTACGGGTTCTCGTTCACGTTGAGGAGAACGGGCACGTCGAGCTGCGGGGCGCCGTAGGGCTCCTCGCCGCGGATCCCGTCGCGGAGGGGCAGGTCGGCGAGCGTGGTCTCGGACCAGTCGGGGCTCATGGGTCTCCTCGGGATTCGTCGGGCGTCCATCCTCCCATCGACCGGCACGGCGGTCGCCCGCCGCCGGACGGCTAGGGTCGACGGATGCGCTCCCCCCTCGCCCGGCTCACCCGCGTCCGGCGACCCGGGGACGTGCACCGCACCGAGTCCTCGCCGCCGCGCTGGCTGCTCCTGTCGCGCCGCTACGGCTCGCGCGCGATCCCCGTCGACCACGACCTGGAGCGCCGGACCGTGCTCGGGTTCCGGATCGCGATCAAGGTGTTCCGGTCGCCCGGCCCGAACGCCGGCCGCACCCTCGCCGCCGTACCCGCGGACGCGCGGGCGTCCTTCGTCCTCGTGCACGGGATCGGCGTCTCCTCGCGCTACTTCCACCCCGTGGCCGCGTTCCTGGCCGAGCACGGCACGGTGTACGCGATCGACCTGCCGGGCTACGGCGAGTCGCCGCGGGTGCTCCGGGACGTGACGCTCGACGACCACGCGGCGGTCGTGGCCGAGGTGATCCGGCTGCACGGGCTCGTCGACCCCGTCGTCGTCGGCCACTCGATGGGGACGCAGATCGTGACCAGGCTCGCCGTGGACCGGCCCGAGGTCACCGACCGCATCGTGCTCATCGCGCCCACGCTCCCGCCGCGGACCCGCGGCCTCGTGCGCGCGGCCCTCGCGCTCGCGGTCGATACCCTCCGCGAGCCGCTGCTCGCGAACGCCGTGGTGCTGGGGGACTACTTCCTGCGCTGCGGGATCCCGTACTACCTCCGGCAGCTGCCGCACCTCATCGACGACGCGATCGAGGAGCGGGCGCCGCGCATCCGCGCGCGGACGCTCGTGCTGGTGGGCGACCGGGACGCCGTGGTCGACCGCCCGTTCGCGCGCGACTTCGCCGCCCGGATCCCGCGCGGCGAGCACCGGGTGGCGCGCGGCCCGCACGTCGTGATGTACACGGATCCGCTCGGCGTCGCGCGCGCCATCCTGGAGCACGCCCGGGCCCGATGACGCCCGACGCGGACCGGCGTCGGACGCTCCGGCCGACGGGCGCTCCGCGCCCGGGCAGGATGGACGGGTGACCGCCGCCGCACCCGACCCGCTCCCGCCGCTGCCGGCCCTGCGGAAGGCGCTCGACTGGGCGCTCGACTACGCCTACGTCCTCCGCTGGCAGGCGGCCGCCACGATCTCCCGCGACGACGCCCGCTCCTTCGAGGACGGCCGCGACGACCGGCCGACGATCCTCGTGCTGCCGGGCGTGTACGAGCGTTGGCAGTTCATGCTGCCGATCATCCGGCGGCTGCACGCGCGCGGCCACGGCGTGCACGTGGTCGGCGCGCTCGGCGCGAACGTGGGCCGCGTCGCCGAGATGTCGCGCCGGGCCCGCGCGTACCTCGAGGCCGAGGACCTGCGGGACGTCGTCATCGTCGCGCACAGCAAGGGCGGCCTCATCGGCAAGCACCTCATGGCGTTCGGCGACCCGGATCGTCGGATCCGCGCGATGGTCGCGATCAACGCGCCCTTCGGCGGCTCCTCGTACGCGCGCCTCATCCCCGTCCGCAGCATCCGCGACTTCTCGCCGCGGAACGCCGCGCTCGTGGAGCTCGGCCGGTCGCGCGAGGTCAACGCGCGGATCACGAGCGTCTTCGCGCGCTTCGACCCGCACATCCCGGGTGGCAGCTCGCTCGACGGCGCGACGGACGAGCGCGTCGCCGCGTCGGGTCACTTCCGGATCATGGGCGACGAGGACGTGCTCCGCCGGGTGGAGGCCGCGATCGACCGGGCCGGAATGCAGGCGGCACCGCCCGCCTGATCCGCCTCGGAGCGCGGCGCATACTGGGCACATGCCCGACTCCGCCGCCCCCGCACGCGCGGGCGGCCACCCGGACGGCACCGCCGACGGTCGCGGACGCACGGTGCTCGTCGTCGCGATCCTCGCCTCCTTCGTCGCGTTCCTCGACGGCACGGTCGTCAACGTCGCGCTGCCCGCGATCGGGGAGGACCTCGGCGGCGGGCTCGTCGTGCAGCAGTGGGTCGTGGACGCGTACCTCATCACCCTCGGCGCGCTGATCCTCCTGGCCGGCTCCCTCTCCGACGCCTTCGGCCGCGTGCGGGTGCTCCGCTGGGGGCTCGTCGGCTTCGGCGTCACGTCGCTCGTGTGCGCGATCGCGCCGACCGCCGGGATCCTCATCGCCGCGCGCGCCGCCCAGGGTGCCGCCGGTGCCCTGCTCGTGCCGAGCTCCCTGGCCCTCCTCGCGCAGGCCTTCCGCGGACTCGCGCAGGCGAAGGCCATCGGCTCCTGGACGGCGTGGACCGGCACCGCGATGCTCGTGGGCCCCGTCCTCGGCGGCGTCCTGGTGGACGCCCTCGACTGGCGGCTCGTGTTCGAGATCAACGTGCTCCCCATCGCCGTGACCCTCGTCCTGCTCGCCCGGCTGCCGCGCGACGCGCCCGTCGCCGACGGCACGCGCGTGGACGTGCCGGGAGCGGCGCTCGGCGCCCTGGGGATCGGCGGCCCCGTCTTCGCGCTCATCGAGCAGTCGCGGCTCGGCCTCGGCCACCCGCTCGTGGTCGGCAGCCTCGTGGTCGGCGTCGCGTGCCTCGTGCTGTTCGTGGTGCGCGAGCGCTCCACCCCGCACCCGATGCTGCCGCTCGCGCTCTTCCGGGAGCGGGACTTCCTCGTCGGCAACATCGCGACCGTCGGGATCTACGGCGCGCTGTCGCTCGGCGGCTTCGTGATCGCGGTCTTCCTGCAGCAGACGGGCGGGCTGTCGGCGACGGCCGCGGGCTTCGCGCTCGTGCCGACCACCGTGATCATGCTGCTGCTGTCGACGCGCTTCGGCGTTCTGGCGGGTCGCATCGGGCCGCGGCTCCTGATGGGCATCGGGCCGATCGTCGCGGGCGGCGGCTACCTGCTGATGCTGCGCGCCACGGAACCCGTGGACTACCGGGGGCAGCTGCTCCCCGGGATCCTCGTGTTCGGCCTGGGCCTGTCGATGACGGTCGCGCCGCTGACCGCGACGATCCTCGAGGCCGTGCCGTCCGCGCAGGCGGGCATCGCGTCGGCCGTCAACAACGCCGTCTCGCGCATCGCCGGGTTGATCGCCATCGCCGCGATCGGGCTCGTGGCCGGGCCCGATCTCGACGTCGCCGCCTTCCACCGTGTGGTGCTCGTGACGGCGGCGCTCCTCGTGGCGGGCGGGCTGGTGTCCCTCGTCGGGATCCGCTCGCGTCCCGCCCAAGCCGCGGGCGACGCGGCGGGCTAGACCGCCAGCAGCACCTTGCCCACGTGCTGCGACGACGCCACGTGGGCGTGCGCGGCGGCCGCCTCGGCGAGCGGGAAGACGCGGTCGACGACCGGGCGCACGGATCCGTCGGCCACCGCCGGCCACACGTCCGCCCGGACCGCGGCGACGATGCGCGCCTTGTCCTCGGCGTCGCGGGCCCGGAGCGTCGTGCCCCAGATCCGCCCGCGCCGGGCCATCAGCTGGCCGAGCGCGATGCTCGTGGGGGCTCCGCTCTGCGCGCCGATGACCATGATCCGGCCGTCGCGCGCGAGGGCGCGGATGTCGCGGTCGATGTAGTCGCCGCCGATCGCGTCGAGGATCACATCCGCTCCGCGGCCGTCGGTGGCCGCGAGGAGCGCCTCCACGAAGTCCTGCTCGCGGTAGTCGATGAGGATCTCCGCCCCGAGCGCCCGGCACGCCTCGAGCTTCGCGGGGCTGCCGGCGGTCACGGCCACACGCGCGCCGAGCCGCGTGGCCAGCTGGATCGCCATGGTGCCGATCCCGCTCGACCCGCCGTGCACGAGCAGCGTCTCGCCCGGCGCGAGGCCCGCGTCGAGCACGACGTTCGACCACACGGTCGCCACCACCTCGGGCAGCCCCGCCGCCTCGACGAGGTCGAGCCCGTCGGGCACCGGCAGGACGTGCCGCTCGTCGACCGCGACGAGCTCCGCGTAGCCGCCGCCGGCGAGCAGCGCGCACACGCGGTCGCCGACGCCCCAGCGCGCCGCGCCCGCGCCGACCGCCTCGACCGTGCCCGACACCTCGAGCCCGAGGTGCGTCGGCGCTCCCGCGGGCGGCGGGTACGCGCCCGCGCGCTGGCTGAGGTCGGCGCGGTTGACGCCGGCGGCGGCCACGCGGATCAGCACCTCGCCGGGACCCGCGACCGGATCCGGCAGGTCGGTGAGGGAGAGGACGTCGGGGGAACCGGGGGAGGGGAAGGTGATCGCGCGCATCCCGCCACGGTACGCCCGCCGCGGCCCGCGTCCGGCCGACCCCAGAAGTACATGAACTCGCAAAGAGAAATGGGAATGGAAGCGGGATCCATGCGCTTGCATACCTTCGAGGCCGTCGGCCCGCACCCATGACCCCTGTACGAAAGGCACGCACATGAGCGACACCAGCACCGTCCCCGGATACATCGCCGGCACCTGGACCATCGACAAGACGCACAGCTCGGTCGGCTTCAGCATCCGCCACATCATGATCAGCAAGGTCAAGGGCACGTTCAAGGACTTCGACGCCGAGATCGTGACGGGCGCCACCCCCGAGCAGAGCTCCGTCACGGCCCACGCGACCATCGCCTCGATCGACACGAACGAGCCGAACCGCGACCAGCACCTCCGCACCAACGACTTCTTCGACGCCGAGAACCACCCCACCATCGACTTCGTCTCGACCGCCGTGCGCGTCGAGAAGGACGGCGACGCCAAGGTCGACGGCGAGCTCACCGTCCGCGGCGTCACCAAGCCCGTCACGTTCGACGTCGAGTTCGGCGGCTTCGGCGGTGACCCCTACGGCAACACCAAGTTCGGCGCGACGGCCACCACGGTCATCAACCGCGAGGACTTCGGCCTCACCTACAACGCGGCCCTCGAGACCGGCGGCGTGCTGCTCGGCGACAAGGTCACCATCACGCTCGACATCCAGGCGGTCCTCGCGACCCCCGCGGCCTAGCGCGCTCCGGCCGGGCATCCGTCCGGCCGCCCCCGCGTCACGCGGATCCGACGCCCCCGTTCCCCTCGCCGGGACCGGGGGCGTCGTCGTGCGCGGCGTCGCGGCTCAGGGGACGAGGCCGAGCGCGCGCAGCGTCTCGGCCGGGCGCTCCACGTGCGCGAAGTGGCCGGCGTCGCGGATCACCGCCGACCGCAGCGACGGCACCGCGCGCGCCAGCAGGTCGAGGTCGTCCGGGGAGACGAACACGTCGTCGTCGCCGCGCACCGCGACCACCGGGCACGCGATGCGCGACCAGAGGCCGTCCGCGTCGTAGCCGCGCGTCACCTCCGCGGCCAGCGAGAACGCGCGGGGGCGCGCCTCAGTCGCGATCGCGTCGACGATCGAGCGGCGCACGTGCCAGCCGTGGGCGAACAGCGGCAGCGCGACCGGCCGCATGAGGCGGATGCGGCCGACGCCGCGGATGAGCGCGGTGCCGGGGCGTCCGAGGCGGCGCATGGTGCGCATCACGCCGAGCATCATCGTGAAGCCCGGGATGAGCCGGAACTCCCGCACGGGATGCGCGACGCTCGCGATCACGGAGTACGTCGTGGGCGAGACGAGCGCCACGGAGACGACGCGGGAGGGGTCCTGCGCGGCCAGGTGCAGGGCGATGAAGCCGCCCATGGAGTGGCCGACGAGCCGGAAGCGCGCGTAGCCGAGGCCGTCGACCACGGCGCGGACGGCGTCGGCGATGGCGTCGACCGTCGCCTCGTCGTCGGGCGCGTCGAGCACGGAGCCGCCCCAGCCGGGCAGGTCGATCGCGACCACGTCCGCGAACGGCACGCCCGCGTCGCGCGCGGTGCGGATCAGCGGCGTCCAGGTGGTCCAGGATCCGGCGGCGCCGTGCAGCAGCACCGTTGCCGTGTCCGACCCGCGCACCGCGGCGTGGTGGTGCCGGACCACGCCGAGGCGGGTCGGGGTGGTGCCCCGCACGAGTCCGGACGCCGCCGGGTCCGGGTCCAGCTCGAGCGGGCTGTAGCCGGGCAGGGGCCGGGTCACTCGGCGCCGCCGATGATCTCCGAGCGGATGCGGCGGATGTCCTCCAGCAGCGAGCCGATGAGGATCCAGTGCTCCTCGCTCGGCTGCAGCACCACGAGCGGCGCCGTGAGCGCGGGCTCCTCCCGCGGGTCGGCGCCGTTCGCGCGGCCGTCGCCCGGCAGCGCGTGCTCGGCGAGGAGCCGCACGTCGTGGGCGGCGCGCGTCAGCTCCGTCGCGATCCCGCGCACCACGGGCTCCTCGGCGAGCGACGGGTCGTAGCGGTCGTGCACGGCGCGCGTCATGCCGACCACGCGGTTCACGAGCACCGTGAGCGTCGCGAGGAGCTCCCGGTCGGCCTCGAGCAGCGCGCGGTGCCGCCGCCGGAGCGGGTTGAGGGTGAGGCTCTCGAGGCCCCGGTCGACCTCGGCGACGGCCTTCGTGTGCCGCGGCCGGAGCTCGCGGGCGCGCGCGAGCATGCGGTCGAGCTCCGCGCGGTCGACGGGCTCGGACAGCGCGCCCGCCAGCCGGTCGAGGGCGGCGGCGCAGTCGCCCGCGAGGCCGACCACGGCGCGGCGGCTCGCCTCGTGCAGCACGGGCGGGGCGATCGCGATGTTGACGACCACGCCGATGGCCGCGCCGAGGATCGTCTCCACGATGCGGTCGACCGCATAGACGGGCGAGAGCTGGCCGATGGCGAGCACGAGCATCGCGCTGATGGGGATCTGCGTGCTCGACCCGGGCGTCAGCCGGAACACCCAGCCCACCAGCACGGCGACGACGACCGCGAGCAGCACCACCCCGCTCGACGTGCCGAGCGCGAGGCCGAGGACGAGCGCCAGCAGCACGCCCGTGATCACGCCGAGGCTGCGCTCGACCGCCTTGCCGAAGGTCTGGTTGATGCTCGGCTGCACCACGAGCAGCGCCGCGATGGTCGCGAAGATGGGCAGCTGCGCGGGCAGCAGGGCGATGCACACGAACCAGGCGATGATCGCGGCGACGGAGGTCTTGACCACCTGGACGAACGGGATCCGCGTGGTGGTGCGGACGGTCGTGGTGATGCGCACGTGCGGCCTCCGGCGGCGGTCTCGGGTGGATCCATCATCCCGCGGGCGGGCGGCCTCAGGCGACCTGGGCCGCGTCGTCCATCCCGTCGGCCCCGCCGTCGCCCTGCCGCCTCGCGTCCTGCCAGCGCGCCCACATCTCCTTGAGGTCCCACGCTTCCTCCGCCTGGATGGAGACGCCGCGCTCGCCCGTGCGCCGGGTGCGCCCCCGGATCACGAGCAGCCGCGTGCCGAACAGCATGGGCCCGGCCTTCTGCTGCGCCTCGTCGAAGAAGGTGGAGTCCGAGCAGCCCGAGCCGTCGTCGAGGCTGATGAAGACGACGCGCTTGCCGCTGCGCATGGGCGGCGTCTGCGTGGCGATGCGGATCCCCGCGACCACCACCTCGGAGCCGCTGCGCACCTCGAGCAGCTGGCTCGCCGGGATGACCCCGAGCTCGTCGAGCATGGGCCGGTAGCTCTCCAGCACGTGCTCGGTGACCTCCATCTGCAGGATGTCGAGCTCGGCGGCGACGCGCGCCCGGCCGTCGGGGTCGGGCGAGCCGCGCGGGATGAGGTCGCGGTCGTCGACGAAGAGCGGCAGCTGGCCGGCCGGATCCTGGGGCCGGGCCGCGCGCGCCGTGAGCCGCCGGGCGAACGCCATCACGTCGCCGCGCGACGCGGCCCCGCGGGCGGCGGCGGCGTCCTCGTCGGACGTCGCGAGCGAGTCGAGCGCGCCCACCGCGGCCAGCCGCTCGAGCAGCGCGCGCGACGGCTGCGCCTTCGCGTAGAAGTCGCTGATGGAGTCGTAGGGCTGGCCCCGCTCGATGCGCTCCAGCTCCGCCTGGCTCATCCCGTGCACGTCCTGCAGCGACAGCCGGATCCCCAGCTCGCCGATGCGCGTGCGTCCCGTCGTCCCCTCGCCCGCGACGCGCTCGACCCGGTAGACGCCGGTCGACCGGTTCACGTCGAGCGGCAGCACGGGCACGCCCATGCGCCGGGCCTCGGTGAGGAGCAGGCGCTTGGGGTACATGCCGGGGTCATGCGTGAGGATCCCCGCGAGGAACTCCGCCGGGTAGTGCGTCTTCAGCCACGCGCTCTGCCAGGTGGGCAGCGCGAACGCGGCGCCGTGCGCCTTGCAGAACCCGAACGAGCCGAAGCCCTTCAGTGCCTTCCAGATGCGCTCGACGTCGGCGTCCGAGAAGGGACGCCGGCCCGTGCGCCCGTCGACGTGCGCGGTCGTGCGCTCCCGGAACGCCTGCTCGACCACCGTGTCCATCCGCTCCATGTTGCGGCGCAGCTCGTCGGCCTCCGCGAGAGAGACCTGCATGCAGTCGGCGAAGATCCGGATGACCTGCTCGTGGTAGATGACGACGCCGAACGTGGACGCGAGGAACGGCGCGAACCGGGGGTGCAGGTAGTCGGGCCGGGTGATGCCGTGCTTCGTGTCGAGGAACGGCGCGACCATGTTGCCCTTCATGGGCCCCGGCCGGAACAGCGAGATGTCGGCGATGAGGTCCTCGTAGACGTCCGGCTGCATCTTGCCGATGAGCTCGCGCTGCCCGGGCGACTCGATCTGGAACATGCCGAGCGTGTGCGTGGTGCGGATGGCCTGGAACGTCTCCTCGTCGTCGTGCGGGATCTCGTCGAGCTCGATGCGCCCGTCGCGGTGCACGTAGCGCGCGTCGACCGGGATGCCGCCCGCGACCGCCGAGCGCGTGCCGTGGATGCGGTGGATCTCGTCCAGCGCGTACGCCATGGTGCTCTGCATCCGCACGCCGAGGATGTCGAGCTTCAGGAGCCCCATGTCGTCGATGTCGTCCTTGTCGAACTGGCTCATCGGCAGGCCCATGCCGCTCGGCTGCACGGGGCTCGTGCTCAGCAGGTCGGAGTCGCCGAGGATCACGCCGCACGGGTGCATGGAGATGTGCCGGGGGAGCCGGTCGAGCCGCTCGGTGAGGTCGACCAGCAGGTCGATGCTCGGGTCGTCGCGCACGAGGTCGGCGATGGGCTTGAGCTCCGGCTTGGTCTCGAGCACCGCCCGGAACTCGCGCGCGTTGAAGCGCCAGATGTTCTTGGCGATGAAGTCGATCTGCTGCTCGTCGAGGTCGAGCGCGAGCCCCGCGTCGCGCGCGGCGCCGCGGGCCCGGTAGGTGTTCTGCATCGAGAGCAGGGTGACCCGGTTGCTGCCGTACCTCTCGAACACGCGGTGGTACACCTCGTGCCGGCGCGCGGACTCCACGTCGATGTCGATGTCGGGCAGCGTCGAGCGCACCTTGCCGAGGAAGCGCTCGAACAGCAGGTCGTGCTCGAGCGGGTCCACGTTGGAGATGCGCAGCAGGTAGTTGACGAGGCTGCCCGCGCCGGATCCCCGCGCCTGGTTGCGCACGCCCATGTCGCGCATGAGCGCGCACACGTCGGCGACCGTGAGGAAGTAGGTGGCGAAGCCGAAGCCCGTGATGGTGGTGAGCTCGGTGCGCATGCGGGCGAGCACGCGCTGCCGCATGGCCTCGTCGACGTGCCCGAACCGCTCGGTGACGCCGACCTCGGCCTTCCGCCAGAGCGCCTCGTCCGGGTCGCCGGTGACGCCGATCACGGACTTCTCCGGCAGCTTCGGCTTCCGCCAGGCGAGGTCGGCGTCGGGATCCAGCCGGCAGCGGTCGGCGAGCTCCTCCGTGGCGCGCAGCAGCGCCTCGCCCGCCCGGCGGTCGAGGGACGACGCACCCGCGACCTCCCGCGCGATGCCCTGCATCTCGGCCGGGGTCTTGAGCCACGCCTGGCCGTTGGGCTGCGGGCGGAACGACCCGAGCGGCCGCAGCGTGCCCGCGGAGTCGAGCACGTCTCCCGTGAGCGCGTCGTCGGGCTCGAGGTACCGCGCGGCGTTGGTGAGCACGGCGGGGACGCGGTGGGCGTCGGCGAGCTCGAGCATGCGGGCGGCGTGGCGGAGGCTGGCGGACTCGCCGGGCTCGGTGAAGTGGCAGACCACCTCGACGACGACCGCGCCGGGCAGGAGCCGGGCCCACTCGGCCAGGTGGCGGGAGGCGAGCGCGTGGTCGCCCGCCGCGACGGCGCGGCCGACGTCCGAGTCGGGCCCGAGCATGACGGTGCCGACGGGCCCCTCCTCGCCGAGCAGGAACGCGGGCGGCCGGGTGCGCGCGATGCCGGCCTGGGCGCTGCGGGCGGTGCTCCTCGCCGTGCCGCGCCCGTGGCTCGCGCTGATGAGCCGGCTGAGCGCCGCCCAGCCCTGGCCGCGGGTGCCGCCGTGCGCGAGCACCGTGATGCGGCCCGGGTGCTCGCCCGTGAGCCCGAGCTCCGCGCCGACGACGGGGGAGACCCCGGCGGCGATGGAGCGGCGGATGTGGCGGACGGCCCCGTACAGCCCGTCGCGGTCGGTGATCGCCGCGGCCGACGCGCCCTCGGACGCGACCCGGTCGACGAGCGCCTCGGGCGCCGAGGTGCCGAAGTGGGCGGAGAAGGCGGACGCGACGTGCAGGTGGGTGAAGCTCACGCGCGCCTCCCTCGATGTCCGCCCGCGTCCTCCCCGGACGCAAGGTTCGAACGTATGTTCGACTCGCCCAGTGTAGTTCGGCTGCCCGGCAGCCGCGACCCGTAGTCTCGGAGGATGACCAGCGAACCCTCCACCCTCGTCATCCTCGGCGCCAGCGGTGACCTCACGGAACGCCTCCTCCTGCCGGGTCTCGGCAGCCTCATGGCGAGCGATCGGGGGCGCCGGATCCAGCTCATCGGCACCGGCCGGAGCGAGCGCACGCCTGCGGAGTGGACGAAGACGGTCAAGACCGCGTTCGACTCGGTGGACGCCACGGGACGCCGGGCGGCGGGCATCGTCTCGTCCACGGAGTACATCCAGGCCGACCCCACCGACCTCGATGACCTGAAGCGCATCCTCGACGCGTGCGAGGGCGCGCCGGCCCTCTACTTCGCGCTCCCGCCGGCCATCTCCATCGCGGTCTGCGAGCAGCTGGCGAAGCTCGACCTGCCGGAGGGCACCACGCTGGCGCTCGAGAAGCCGTTCGGCTCGAACAGCCGCAGCGCCGCGCAGCTCAACCGCCAGCTGCTGAAGCTCGTGCCGGAGGACCGCATCCACCGCACCGACCACTTCCTCGGCCTCTCCACGGTGCTCAACCTGGTGTCGCTGCGCTTCGCCAACCGCTTCTTCGAGTCGGTGTGGAGCGCGAAGGACATCGAGAAGGTCGAGATCCTCTACGACGAGACGCTCGCGCTCGAGGGCCGCGCCGCCTACTACGACAAGTCGGGCGCGCTCGTCGACATGATCCAGAGCCACATGCTGCAGGTCCTCGCGGTCTTCGCTATGGAGCCGCCCGCGAGCATCGACCCGGACGACCTGCGCTCGAACATCGCCTCGGTCCTCCGCGCCACGGAGGTCTGGGACA
Proteins encoded in this window:
- a CDS encoding alpha/beta fold hydrolase, with the translated sequence MRSPLARLTRVRRPGDVHRTESSPPRWLLLSRRYGSRAIPVDHDLERRTVLGFRIAIKVFRSPGPNAGRTLAAVPADARASFVLVHGIGVSSRYFHPVAAFLAEHGTVYAIDLPGYGESPRVLRDVTLDDHAAVVAEVIRLHGLVDPVVVGHSMGTQIVTRLAVDRPEVTDRIVLIAPTLPPRTRGLVRAALALAVDTLREPLLANAVVLGDYFLRCGIPYYLRQLPHLIDDAIEERAPRIRARTLVLVGDRDAVVDRPFARDFAARIPRGEHRVARGPHVVMYTDPLGVARAILEHARAR
- a CDS encoding MFS transporter: MPDSAAPARAGGHPDGTADGRGRTVLVVAILASFVAFLDGTVVNVALPAIGEDLGGGLVVQQWVVDAYLITLGALILLAGSLSDAFGRVRVLRWGLVGFGVTSLVCAIAPTAGILIAARAAQGAAGALLVPSSLALLAQAFRGLAQAKAIGSWTAWTGTAMLVGPVLGGVLVDALDWRLVFEINVLPIAVTLVLLARLPRDAPVADGTRVDVPGAALGALGIGGPVFALIEQSRLGLGHPLVVGSLVVGVACLVLFVVRERSTPHPMLPLALFRERDFLVGNIATVGIYGALSLGGFVIAVFLQQTGGLSATAAGFALVPTTVIMLLLSTRFGVLAGRIGPRLLMGIGPIVAGGGYLLMLRATEPVDYRGQLLPGILVFGLGLSMTVAPLTATILEAVPSAQAGIASAVNNAVSRIAGLIAIAAIGLVAGPDLDVAAFHRVVLVTAALLVAGGLVSLVGIRSRPAQAAGDAAG
- a CDS encoding NAD(P)H-quinone oxidoreductase encodes the protein MRAITFPSPGSPDVLSLTDLPDPVAGPGEVLIRVAAAGVNRADLSQRAGAYPPPAGAPTHLGLEVSGTVEAVGAGAARWGVGDRVCALLAGGGYAELVAVDERHVLPVPDGLDLVEAAGLPEVVATVWSNVVLDAGLAPGETLLVHGGSSGIGTMAIQLATRLGARVAVTAGSPAKLEACRALGAEILIDYREQDFVEALLAATDGRGADVILDAIGGDYIDRDIRALARDGRIMVIGAQSGAPTSIALGQLMARRGRIWGTTLRARDAEDKARIVAAVRADVWPAVADGSVRPVVDRVFPLAEAAAAHAHVASSQHVGKVLLAV
- a CDS encoding YceI family protein, producing the protein MSDTSTVPGYIAGTWTIDKTHSSVGFSIRHIMISKVKGTFKDFDAEIVTGATPEQSSVTAHATIASIDTNEPNRDQHLRTNDFFDAENHPTIDFVSTAVRVEKDGDAKVDGELTVRGVTKPVTFDVEFGGFGGDPYGNTKFGATATTVINREDFGLTYNAALETGGVLLGDKVTITLDIQAVLATPAA
- a CDS encoding alpha/beta fold hydrolase codes for the protein MTRPLPGYSPLELDPDPAASGLVRGTTPTRLGVVRHHHAAVRGSDTATVLLHGAAGSWTTWTPLIRTARDAGVPFADVVAIDLPGWGGSVLDAPDDEATVDAIADAVRAVVDGLGYARFRLVGHSMGGFIALHLAAQDPSRVVSVALVSPTTYSVIASVAHPVREFRLIPGFTMMLGVMRTMRRLGRPGTALIRGVGRIRLMRPVALPLFAHGWHVRRSIVDAIATEARPRAFSLAAEVTRGYDADGLWSRIACPVVAVRGDDDVFVSPDDLDLLARAVPSLRSAVIRDAGHFAHVERPAETLRALGLVP
- a CDS encoding FUSC family protein — encoded protein: MRITTTVRTTTRIPFVQVVKTSVAAIIAWFVCIALLPAQLPIFATIAALLVVQPSINQTFGKAVERSLGVITGVLLALVLGLALGTSSGVVLLAVVVAVLVGWVFRLTPGSSTQIPISAMLVLAIGQLSPVYAVDRIVETILGAAIGVVVNIAIAPPVLHEASRRAVVGLAGDCAAALDRLAGALSEPVDRAELDRMLARARELRPRHTKAVAEVDRGLESLTLNPLRRRHRALLEADRELLATLTVLVNRVVGMTRAVHDRYDPSLAEEPVVRGIATELTRAAHDVRLLAEHALPGDGRANGADPREEPALTAPLVVLQPSEEHWILIGSLLEDIRRIRSEIIGGAE
- a CDS encoding DNA polymerase III subunit alpha, yielding MSFTHLHVASAFSAHFGTSAPEALVDRVASEGASAAAITDRDGLYGAVRHIRRSIAAGVSPVVGAELGLTGEHPGRITVLAHGGTRGQGWAALSRLISASHGRGTARSTARSAQAGIARTRPPAFLLGEEGPVGTVMLGPDSDVGRAVAAGDHALASRHLAEWARLLPGAVVVEVVCHFTEPGESASLRHAARMLELADAHRVPAVLTNAARYLEPDDALTGDVLDSAGTLRPLGSFRPQPNGQAWLKTPAEMQGIAREVAGASSLDRRAGEALLRATEELADRCRLDPDADLAWRKPKLPEKSVIGVTGDPDEALWRKAEVGVTERFGHVDEAMRQRVLARMRTELTTITGFGFATYFLTVADVCALMRDMGVRNQARGSGAGSLVNYLLRISNVDPLEHDLLFERFLGKVRSTLPDIDIDVESARRHEVYHRVFERYGSNRVTLLSMQNTYRARGAARDAGLALDLDEQQIDFIAKNIWRFNAREFRAVLETKPELKPIADLVRDDPSIDLLVDLTERLDRLPRHISMHPCGVILGDSDLLSTSPVQPSGMGLPMSQFDKDDIDDMGLLKLDILGVRMQSTMAYALDEIHRIHGTRSAVAGGIPVDARYVHRDGRIELDEIPHDDEETFQAIRTTHTLGMFQIESPGQRELIGKMQPDVYEDLIADISLFRPGPMKGNMVAPFLDTKHGITRPDYLHPRFAPFLASTFGVVIYHEQVIRIFADCMQVSLAEADELRRNMERMDTVVEQAFRERTTAHVDGRTGRRPFSDADVERIWKALKGFGSFGFCKAHGAAFALPTWQSAWLKTHYPAEFLAGILTHDPGMYPKRLLLTEARRMGVPVLPLDVNRSTGVYRVERVAGEGTTGRTRIGELGIRLSLQDVHGMSQAELERIERGQPYDSISDFYAKAQPSRALLERLAAVGALDSLATSDEDAAAARGAASRGDVMAFARRLTARAARPQDPAGQLPLFVDDRDLIPRGSPDPDGRARVAAELDILQMEVTEHVLESYRPMLDELGVIPASQLLEVRSGSEVVVAGIRIATQTPPMRSGKRVVFISLDDGSGCSDSTFFDEAQQKAGPMLFGTRLLVIRGRTRRTGERGVSIQAEEAWDLKEMWARWQDARRQGDGGADGMDDAAQVA
- a CDS encoding glucose-6-phosphate dehydrogenase; translated protein: MTSEPSTLVILGASGDLTERLLLPGLGSLMASDRGRRIQLIGTGRSERTPAEWTKTVKTAFDSVDATGRRAAGIVSSTEYIQADPTDLDDLKRILDACEGAPALYFALPPAISIAVCEQLAKLDLPEGTTLALEKPFGSNSRSAAQLNRQLLKLVPEDRIHRTDHFLGLSTVLNLVSLRFANRFFESVWSAKDIEKVEILYDETLALEGRAAYYDKSGALVDMIQSHMLQVLAVFAMEPPASIDPDDLRSNIASVLRATEVWDNDPIAHSRRARYTGATVDGTRIPAYAKEEGVDPANETETLAEVTFGVANARWAGVPFHLRSGKALKEASKRIIVTFKPVAHLPRGLHGSARPDRLIIDLKPDGISLEVTMDGTGEPFTLTQSTFRAEFAEPELTPYGEVLDGILAGDPRLSVRGDVAERCWRIVAPVMRAWKGDRVPMAEYRAGSAGPTAWR